The genomic window AAGCGCAGCGGAGTCGAGGGGCCTCGCCTGCATCAGGTACCGCTCCAAGACGAGGTCCTTCGACTCGCTCTGCTCGCTCAGGATGACGGAAAGACGTTTCAGATCGGCTTCGCGGTCGTCGTCATGAGCGGGTCGAACCGCTGGGCGATCGGCATGCGTCGGCCGAAGCCGAAGGCACGGCTCGTCACCTTCAATCCCGGGGCGGCCTGGCGGCGCTTGTACTCGCTGCGGTCTACGAGCTTCACGACCTTTTCCACTACTTCCCGCTCGTACCCGGCGGCGACGATGGTGTCAGGGCCTTCCTCAAGTTCGATGTAGCGCTCCAGAATCGCGTCGAGCGTGTCGTAGTCCGGCAGCGAATCGCTGTCCTGCTGGTCGGGTGCGAGTTCGGCCGACGGCGGCTTGGTGATTGTGTTCTCGGGGATGACCTCGCGTCCTGCGGTGTTGTTGTAGTGCCGGGCGAGGCGGTAGACGTCGGTCTTGGGCACGTCGCTGATGACGGACAGCCCGCCGCACATATCGCCGTAGAGCGTGCAGTAGCCGACGGCGAGCTCGCTCTTATTGCCGGTCGTCAGGAGCAGAGCGCCCGTCTTGTTGCTGAAGGCCATCATCGTCGCGCCGCGGATGCGGGCCTGAAGGTTCTCGGCAGTCAAGCCCGTGACGTCGAAGACCTCGCCGAGCGAGGCGTCGAAGGCGTCGTGCATCGGCTTGATCGGAACGACGTGAAAGCGAATGCCGAGGTTCTCGGCCAAAGCGCGGGCGTCGTCGACGCTGTGGCCCGAGCTGTAGCGGCTGGGCATCGCGACGCCCTCGACGTTCTCCTCGCCCAGCGCCTCCGTCGCGACCGCCGCCACAACGGCCGAATCGATGCCGCCCGACAGGCCGATGACCGCCTTTTTGAAGCCGCACTTGTGGAGGTAGTCGCGTGTCCCAAGCACCAATGCGCGACGGATCGATTCAACATCGGGAATCTCTTCATGCTCGACTGCCGTCTGCAAGCTCGCAGCGACCTTCGGGATGTCGACCACGAGAAGGTCGTCTTCGAACGCCTTCGCGTGGGCGATCAATTTCCCGTTGGCGTCGAAGGCGCAGGAGTTGCCGTCGAAGACAAGCTCGTCATTTCCGCCGACCTGGTTGACGTAGAGCAGCGGCACGCCGTGCTTCTTGGCCTGTTCAGCGAAGAGTTCACGGCGAAAAGCGTGTTTGCCGGCGACGAACGGGCTGGCCGAGAGGTTGACGATCAACTCCGCCCCGGCGAGCTTCAGATCGCCCAGCGGGTTGCTGTGATACAGCCGACGCGGAATGAGTCGCTCGTCGTTCCACAGGTCTTCGCAGATGGTTACGCCGAGCGTGAAACAGTCGTCACCGGTGCGACAGGCGTCGATGACGTTGTTGTCCGGCGTGTTCGGCCCGGGCTCGAAGTAGCGGCTCTCGTCGAAAACGTCGTACGTCGGCAGGAGCGTCTTGAAATGCCGGCTGACGATCTCGCCGTCCCGCAGCAGGGCGGCCGCGTTGTGCAGTGGTCGGCCGACGGGAGCCGTGTTGCGCTCGGCGTAGCCGACGAGAACGTCGAGGCCATCGGTCTCGGCAGCGATGCGGCGAAGCTGCCGGATCTGCTCGTCGAGGAAGTCGCCACGCAGCAACAGATCCTTTGGCGGGTAGCCGCAGAGGGCCAGCTCCGGAAGGAGGACGACGCGAGCCTCGGCGTCCTTTGCGCGATGAATCGAGGCGATGATCTTGCCCGCGTTGCCCGCGAGATCACCGACCGTCGGATTCATCTGGACCAGTGCGAACCGCATGCGGAAGTTTAGTGGTCCGTTTCCGACTGCGAGCCGCAGGCTCGCAGCCATCTTGGTTTTCCAGGTTTCAGCAGGATCGCCACCGGTAGCTGCGAGCCTGCGGCTCGCAGTCGGTCATGCCACCCGAGATCGCACCATGTCCAGTTGCTTGGATGCAAACTTGGCCTCGTCGTCCGAGTCGTAGAGCGTGAACAACGTCGACCCGCTGCCGCTCATCCGAACCGGTCGGCCGAGCTTTTTCTCGCAGTCGCTTCGCAGCTTTCCGAGCGACGGCTCGATCACAGACGCAGCCGGCTCGAGGTCGTTTCGGAGATGTGGCAAGAGCTCGATTGCCGGGAGGGCCGACCACTTGGCGAAATCAGGTTCGCCATCGTCAGGCGGCGTCGTTCGAGCGTCGAAAGCACGGAAGACTTGAGGAGTCGACATCTGCACTCCAGGAAAAAGCAGCAACGCAGTGTGTCGGCGTCCTGGACGAAATGGTGTTACCACGTCACCACGGCCAGTGACTTCCGCGTCGCTTATCCCATCGAGTTGGCAGCTCAGGAAAAAAGGCACGTCGCTGCCGGTTTGTAAGGCGATGTAATCGACTTTGTAACGCGGTGCAGACTTCTCAGAGTCTGCTGCAAAGTGGAGTCTTGCTTTGATCGTTGCCGCGGCGTCACTGCTCCCGCCGCCAAGACCGCCGCCCAAAGGGATCGTCTTCGACAGCCGCAACCGGGCAGAAGTCTTGGTTTCACCCAAGAGAAAGCTCGTTCCGTACCAGGCATCGAATGCGAGGTTCTCAGCCGAGCGGTCGCCCGCTGGGACATCAGGATCTTCGCATTCGATAAGGAGTCGAAGCCCATCGCGGACATCGGGGACCAAATCGAACTGAAGTTCGTCGAACAATTCGACTGTCCGGAACCACGACCGCAGCGGATGAAACCCGTCCGCAGTTCTAGGGTAGACGCGGAGATACAGGTTGATCTTCGCAGGTGCGTGGATGACGAGCCGGTTGTTCACCGGGCCATCCGCACGGGCTTGCCCTGGCTTTCGTAGCTGGCGAGTTTGCGCTGGAGTGTTCGGACGCTGATGTCGAGCGCGTCGGCGGCGTGGGTGCGGTTGCCGTCGAAGCGTTGAAGTGCGCCTTCGATCGCCAGGCGTTCGAGTTCGTCCATCGTCAGGCCGCTGGGAATGGCTTCGCCGTTTTTGCTCGGGCTGCCGCCGATGCCGTCGGTGAGGTCGTCGGGCAGGTCGCTCTCCTGCAGCACCTCGCCGTCGGCCAGGACCATCATCCGCTCGAGCGTGTTCCGCAGCTCGCGAACGTTCCCGGGCCAGTGATAGCTGGTAAAGAACCGAACCACCTCCGGCGAGGCCTTGGCGACGTTCAGATCACGCGTGCGGGCAATGTCTTTGACGAAGGCGTCGATCAACAGCGGCACATCGTCCGGCCGATCGCGAAGTGCAGGCAGCTGGATTGAGACGACGTTTAGCCGGTAGTAGAGGTCCTCGCGGAATGTTCCGTCGGCCACCATCGCCCGAAGGTTCCGGCTGGTCGCGGCAACGACGCGGACGTCGACCTTCTTGTCTTCGTGCCCGCCGACGGGAGTGAGCGTGAGCGTCTCAAGGACACGCAGCAGCTTGGCCTGCAAGGAAAGCTCGAAGTCGCCGATCTCGTCGATGAACAGCGTCCCGCCGCTGGCCTGCTCGAACCGGCCCATCCGCTTGTCGGTCGCACCGGTGAACGCGCCGCGAACGTGGCCGAACAGTTCCGACTCCACCAGCGACGCCGGGACAGCCGCGACGTTCACCGCGACGAACGGTCCCTTTTTCCGGGGCGAATTGTGGTGCAGTGCCTGGGCGACGAGTTCCTTGCCCGTGCCACTCTCGCCGAGGACGAGTGCCGTCGAGTCGACCGCGGCGGCTCGGCGGATGCGTTCGAAGACCCGGCGCATCGGCTCGCTCTCGCCGACGATCTTCTCGACGCCGAACTTGTGGTCCAGCCGCTCGCGGAGCTGGTTGAGCTCGGTGTCCTTGCGTCGGCCTTCGATCGCCCGGGCGAGGCGAAGCTCCAGGTCGTCGGGATCGATCGGTTTGGTGATGTAGTCGTACGCGCCGTTCTTGATCGCCTGGACAGCCGTGCTGACCGAGCTTTGGCCGGTGATGAGGATGAACTGTGTGTCGGCCTGTCGACTCTTCCACAGCTTGAGCAGGTCCAGGCCGCTGACGTCGCCCATGTGCAGGTCGCTCAGGACGACGTCGACGTTCTCGTCGACGTAGCCGAGGGCTTTGTCAGGGCTTTCGGCCGAGAAGACCTCGTGGCCGAGGACACGCAGCAGCTTCTGAAGCGCCTGCCTTTCGGCCGCGTTGTCCTCGACGATTAGGATTCGCCCAAGGTGTTTGCCGTTGCTGTTGGTGCGGTCAGGCATGTTGGCGTGAGGCGCGGGCACAAGCCCTGTGCGGAGCCGTGGAGGTCGACTCGGTCCAGCAGGGTATCACGCGAGCCAGCCGAGTACCGGTCGATTCGTGTCAAGAAATAGCGTTTCCGTCGAGGCAATGCTCGATGCGACGCGACTGTCGCATTTTCGCTGGGCCACCCCAGGTCGCACGGGCAATCCCTTACGCTCATCGCGTCCGATGCTGCGATGGCTCAGCCGACTACGCCTCTCGCTGGCCACGAAGTGCCAGCTGCTCTTCGGCACGGCCGCGGGTGTCATCATTCTCGCGGCACTGGCCGTGGCTTGGCAGCGAATTGGTCAGCTGACGGAGGCCCAGAACCGCATCGCCGCCGACGTCCTCGCCGATCAGACGCTCGCCACACACATCGAAAGCGGCGACATCGACCCTGCCCGGACGCTCGAGCTCGACGGGGCCCGTGTCCGCGCTCCACGCATCGTCGCCGCCGACGCGATTGACCGTCTGACGCCTTTCGAGCAGGCGGCGCTGCGTGTCTTCCGCGAGAGAGCAGACCGCCGCGCCTTTCGCGAGGACGCCTTGCTCCCCGACGCCGACGGCCAACCGGGCCAGTTCTCGGGAACGCGGACGGCCATCGCCCTGCATGCCCAAGCGTCGTGCCTCTCGTGCCACGCCGGACCCGATGCCGTCGCACCGATCGTGGTGCCGTTCGAGGGGGGCGACGAGACCGAGCCGCAGCTCATGGGTGTCATGAGCATCGAGCTGGCTTCGCAGACGAGCACGCGGGAGCTGCTGCTCAACCGCAGCTTCCTCATCACCGCCGCCATCACCTCGGCCGGGGCGGCGACGCTGACGCTGTACCTCATCTTGACTCGGCTCATCCTGACGCCCGTCCGCGTGCTGCAGGACGTCGCCGAGCGGGTTCGCGGAGGCGATCTGAACGTCCGGGCCGAGGTCGCCAGCGGCGACGAGTTCGAGACGCTGGCCCGCACCGTCAACGAGATGGTTGCCAACCTTCAGACACGCAACACCCAGCTCGCCCGGGCCAACCGCAGCCTTGACAAGCGCCTGGGCGACCTGGCCGAGGCGAACGTGGCACTCGACGAGAGCAACCGGATCAAGAGCGAGTTCCTGGCCAACGTCAGCCACGAACTGCGGACGCCGCTCAACAGCATTCTCGGCTTCGCCGACCTCGTCAGCAGTGCCGGCGGGACGGACAAGGTCGACCGCTACGCCGGCAACATCAAAAAGAGCGGGCAGGCGCTCCTCGAGCTCATCAACGACCTGCTCGACCTCGCCAAGATCGAGGCGGGCAAGATGGAGGTCCGCACGACGAACCTGAGCCTCGCCGACGTGTTCGAGGCACTCGGCGTCCTGATGGCGCCGATTGCCAATCGGCGTCAGGTGCGGATCGTCAGCGAGGTCGGGCCGCGCGTGCCGATCATGGAGACCGACGGCGGAAAGCTGCAGCAGATCCTCTACAACCTCCTCTCGAACGCCATCAAGTTCTCCGACACGGGCGGCCGGGTCGACCTGGTCGCGCGACGCGAACTCGACGACGACGGCGAGTCAGGCGACTACGTCCGCATCACCGTCACCGACCAAGGCCCGGGCATTGCCGAGGAAAGCCAGGAGGCCATCTTCGAGAAGTTCAAACAGCTCGACGCCTCCGCCACACGCGAGCACGGCGGCACGGGTCTGGGTCTCGCGATCAGCCGCGAGCTGGCGGATCTGCTGCGAGGCGAATTGAGTGTCTCCTCGACGCCCGGCCAAGGCGCGACGTTCATCTTCCGCCTGCCGGTCGCTTTTTCCGACGCGCCGGCTTCGGCTGCGGCATCGGCGAACGGACGATGAGCAGGTGGTTGAACCCACGCAGGAAAAACCCGCCCTCGTCGGCGGCCTTGCGGTAGTTGCCCATCTCCAGCGTCTTGTTGTGTCGCACGACTGCGACCCAATCCATCGGTTCGAATCCGCCGCCGAGGAGCAGGCTGAACAGCTCGTAACCGATCGGCCAGAAGCCCTTGCCCTCGCCTTTGTGGACGTAGCTGTCGGCGACGTACACGCCCAACACGCCGCCCGGCTTCAGGATGCGGGCGGCCTCGCCGAAGGCATCGCTCATGGCGTGGTAGTACCGCTCGTCGTGGGCGGGCAGCTTGCCGATGCAGCGTGGGTCGTCGCTGTAGTCGATGTGCGTGCCGTAGGGCGGGTCCATGAAGACGAGGTCGACGCTGGCCGCCGCGACGGGCAGCTTGCGTGCGTCGGCCCGCTCGATCTCGGGCTGCGTCGGGGCAAGGTCGAACCCGCGTGCTTGCCTGCCAAGGTCTCGGCAGACGTCCAGCGTCGTGCCGCTGCCGCAGAACGGATCGACGACCAGGGCGTCGTTCGGTGCGTAGCGGTGGACGAGGTTCCAGACAACGTGGCTCGGGGTGACGCCGGGGTACTTCTCGTCGCCTTGTCGACCGGTGCCGTAGTTCTGGCTCGGATAGTCCCAAAGTGTCGTGACGTGGGGCGAGACCGGAGGCTTGTCCGTGCGAGGCGTCGACGGCTTCGGGCGGCGAGAGAAGGGCGGAGACGGACGTTTGCCGGGCAAGGTGGCAAATCGTACATCGCAAGAGCCCTTCGCACGCCCGTTCAAGGACGACCATGATTCCGAACCTGAAGCTGCCGTGTCTCGCGCTCGTTGCCCTCGTCGCCGCGGGTTGTGCGAATTCCAAGCCCGCCGCCCCGGCTCCGATGACCGAAGAGGCCAAGCAAGCCGAGCGGGATCGCAACGAATCGATCGCGACCATCCGCGAGAAATCGGACGAGTTCACCGACCTGATGGAGACGGCCGGCAATCAGAAGGCCGACGCGTCGAAGCTTCGCGCTGAATCCGCGATGGCGACCCGCAAGGCCGTCGCACTGCGTGCCCGTGCGAGCGTCCTGGACGGCGAGGCCGCGTACAACGAGGCCGCATTTGCGTGTCTCGACGACGCGTACGCGGTGAGCTTCGCCAGCGAAGTCGACGAGCAAGGCAAGGCCAAGCGTCAAGCCGCTGTCGACGCGCGTGCTCAGGCA from Planctomycetota bacterium includes these protein-coding regions:
- a CDS encoding sigma-54 dependent transcriptional regulator translates to MPDRTNSNGKHLGRILIVEDNAAERQALQKLLRVLGHEVFSAESPDKALGYVDENVDVVLSDLHMGDVSGLDLLKLWKSRQADTQFILITGQSSVSTAVQAIKNGAYDYITKPIDPDDLELRLARAIEGRRKDTELNQLRERLDHKFGVEKIVGESEPMRRVFERIRRAAAVDSTALVLGESGTGKELVAQALHHNSPRKKGPFVAVNVAAVPASLVESELFGHVRGAFTGATDKRMGRFEQASGGTLFIDEIGDFELSLQAKLLRVLETLTLTPVGGHEDKKVDVRVVAATSRNLRAMVADGTFREDLYYRLNVVSIQLPALRDRPDDVPLLIDAFVKDIARTRDLNVAKASPEVVRFFTSYHWPGNVRELRNTLERMMVLADGEVLQESDLPDDLTDGIGGSPSKNGEAIPSGLTMDELERLAIEGALQRFDGNRTHAADALDISVRTLQRKLASYESQGKPVRMAR
- a CDS encoding ATP-binding protein, whose amino-acid sequence is MLRWLSRLRLSLATKCQLLFGTAAGVIILAALAVAWQRIGQLTEAQNRIAADVLADQTLATHIESGDIDPARTLELDGARVRAPRIVAADAIDRLTPFEQAALRVFRERADRRAFREDALLPDADGQPGQFSGTRTAIALHAQASCLSCHAGPDAVAPIVVPFEGGDETEPQLMGVMSIELASQTSTRELLLNRSFLITAAITSAGAATLTLYLILTRLILTPVRVLQDVAERVRGGDLNVRAEVASGDEFETLARTVNEMVANLQTRNTQLARANRSLDKRLGDLAEANVALDESNRIKSEFLANVSHELRTPLNSILGFADLVSSAGGTDKVDRYAGNIKKSGQALLELINDLLDLAKIEAGKMEVRTTNLSLADVFEALGVLMAPIANRRQVRIVSEVGPRVPIMETDGGKLQQILYNLLSNAIKFSDTGGRVDLVARRELDDDGESGDYVRITVTDQGPGIAEESQEAIFEKFKQLDASATREHGGTGLGLAISRELADLLRGELSVSSTPGQGATFIFRLPVAFSDAPASAAASANGR
- a CDS encoding NAD+ synthase: MRFALVQMNPTVGDLAGNAGKIIASIHRAKDAEARVVLLPELALCGYPPKDLLLRGDFLDEQIRQLRRIAAETDGLDVLVGYAERNTAPVGRPLHNAAALLRDGEIVSRHFKTLLPTYDVFDESRYFEPGPNTPDNNVIDACRTGDDCFTLGVTICEDLWNDERLIPRRLYHSNPLGDLKLAGAELIVNLSASPFVAGKHAFRRELFAEQAKKHGVPLLYVNQVGGNDELVFDGNSCAFDANGKLIAHAKAFEDDLLVVDIPKVAASLQTAVEHEEIPDVESIRRALVLGTRDYLHKCGFKKAVIGLSGGIDSAVVAAVATEALGEENVEGVAMPSRYSSGHSVDDARALAENLGIRFHVVPIKPMHDAFDASLGEVFDVTGLTAENLQARIRGATMMAFSNKTGALLLTTGNKSELAVGYCTLYGDMCGGLSVISDVPKTDVYRLARHYNNTAGREVIPENTITKPPSAELAPDQQDSDSLPDYDTLDAILERYIELEEGPDTIVAAGYEREVVEKVVKLVDRSEYKRRQAAPGLKVTSRAFGFGRRMPIAQRFDPLMTTTAKPI
- a CDS encoding DNA methyltransferase; this translates as MPGKRPSPPFSRRPKPSTPRTDKPPVSPHVTTLWDYPSQNYGTGRQGDEKYPGVTPSHVVWNLVHRYAPNDALVVDPFCGSGTTLDVCRDLGRQARGFDLAPTQPEIERADARKLPVAAASVDLVFMDPPYGTHIDYSDDPRCIGKLPAHDERYYHAMSDAFGEAARILKPGGVLGVYVADSYVHKGEGKGFWPIGYELFSLLLGGGFEPMDWVAVVRHNKTLEMGNYRKAADEGGFFLRGFNHLLIVRSPMPQPKPARRKKRPAGGR